In Arcobacter sp. F2176, a single genomic region encodes these proteins:
- a CDS encoding thioredoxin domain-containing protein: MQNKKTVLIILIVLIGLFLVGGYFYKQNKANEFTKVASGKAELFQRDYSLVIGPKDAKVQLIEFFDPACGTCAYYYPFVKDLIKKHKDDIKLVLRYAPFHENSNYTVKMLEGAREQNLFNETLELMFATQNQWLDGHGVDPRKLWIVLEKSNILDMKKLSISMDNIMYDKIIEQDLDDARVLNVRGTPSFFVNGIPLQELSGENLQKLIESQL; the protein is encoded by the coding sequence ATGCAGAATAAAAAAACAGTTTTAATAATACTAATCGTATTAATTGGATTATTTCTTGTAGGTGGATATTTTTATAAACAAAATAAAGCCAATGAATTTACAAAAGTTGCAAGTGGAAAAGCAGAGCTTTTTCAAAGGGATTATTCTTTAGTAATAGGACCAAAAGATGCAAAAGTTCAATTAATAGAATTTTTTGATCCAGCTTGTGGAACTTGTGCTTATTATTATCCTTTTGTTAAAGATTTAATTAAAAAGCATAAAGATGATATTAAATTAGTTCTAAGATATGCACCCTTTCATGAAAATTCTAACTATACAGTAAAAATGTTAGAAGGGGCAAGAGAACAAAATCTTTTTAATGAGACTTTAGAATTGATGTTTGCTACACAAAATCAATGGTTAGATGGACATGGTGTGGATCCTAGAAAGTTATGGATTGTTTTAGAAAAGTCAAATATACTTGATATGAAAAAACTATCAATAAGCATGGATAATATCATGTATGATAAAATTATTGAACAAGACTTAGATGATGCAAGGGTTTTAAATGTGAGAGGAACTCCTTCATTTTTTGTAAACGGAATACCTCTTCAAGAACTTAGCGGTGAAAATTTACAAAAATTAATTGAATCACAACTATAA
- a CDS encoding pentapeptide repeat-containing protein: MKKILLLVFSFTFLFSYDAVQLEKFKKTLVCEDCDLTDAKLTSMNLQNANFAGSDLSGADLSKSNFSKSSFWGTKLEDVKGIDSNFFQSNFENATIKNSTFDRSNFKGANMKLTEIKDVSFKESNLWGVRFDEASIDNVNFSSSRIADARFIDLDLLSSDLSDTLAFGAVFERVNLLQKDCDYLKSEEAKFKDDDCQ, translated from the coding sequence ATGAAAAAAATATTACTTTTAGTTTTTAGTTTCACATTTCTTTTCTCATATGATGCAGTACAACTTGAAAAATTTAAAAAAACACTTGTTTGCGAAGATTGTGATTTAACTGATGCAAAATTAACAAGTATGAATTTACAAAATGCAAATTTTGCAGGTTCTGATTTATCAGGAGCAGATTTATCTAAGTCAAACTTTTCAAAATCCTCTTTTTGGGGAACAAAGCTTGAAGATGTCAAAGGAATAGATTCAAATTTTTTTCAGAGTAATTTTGAAAATGCAACTATAAAGAACTCTACTTTTGATAGAAGTAATTTCAAAGGTGCCAATATGAAATTAACAGAAATAAAAGATGTCTCTTTTAAAGAATCAAATCTCTGGGGTGTTAGATTTGATGAAGCATCAATTGATAATGTAAACTTTTCTTCTTCAAGAATTGCAGATGCTAGATTTATTGATTTAGATTTGTTAAGTTCTGATTTAAGTGATACTTTAGCATTTGGTGCTGTTTTTGAAAGAGTGAATTTATTACAAAAAGATTGTGATTATTTAAAAAGTGAAGAAGCAAAATTTAAAGACGACGACTGCCAATAA
- a CDS encoding thioredoxin family protein, whose protein sequence is MIKLLTILIITFLSLNAASFNWEKNYTTAMKKAKEQNKPIFVMISSPTCPECNYMKKHIFVKDEVKDFVNKNFISYQFDINDTDIPKQMQFWGIPRFYFTKDGENVYKKAMGGMKENKFMTLLKENKK, encoded by the coding sequence ATGATTAAGTTATTGACAATACTTATAATTACATTTCTTTCACTAAATGCAGCAAGCTTTAATTGGGAAAAAAATTATACTACTGCTATGAAGAAGGCAAAAGAACAAAATAAACCTATTTTTGTAATGATTAGCTCACCAACTTGTCCAGAGTGTAATTATATGAAAAAACATATTTTTGTGAAAGATGAAGTAAAAGATTTCGTAAATAAAAATTTTATTTCATATCAATTTGACATAAATGATACAGATATACCAAAGCAGATGCAATTTTGGGGTATACCAAGATTTTATTTCACAAAAGATGGAGAAAATGTATATAAAAAAGCTATGGGTGGAATGAAAGAAAATAAATTTATGACATTATTAAAGGAGAATAAAAAATGA